One Phaseolus vulgaris cultivar G19833 chromosome 2, P. vulgaris v2.0, whole genome shotgun sequence DNA window includes the following coding sequences:
- the LOC137810874 gene encoding DNA-directed RNA polymerases II, IV and V subunit 3-like — protein sequence MEGASYARMPRVKIRELKDDYAKFELRDTDASIANALRRVMIAEVPTIAIDLVEIEVNSSVLNDEFIAHRLGLIPLTSERAMSMRFSRDCDACDGDGQCEFCSVEFHLRVKCMTDQTLDVSSKDLYSSDPSVVPVDFSDPASTDSSESRGVIIVKLRRGQELRLRAIARKGIGKDHAKWSPAATVTFMYEPEIHLNEDLMETLTLEEKREWVDSSPTRVFEIDPVTQQVMVVDSEAYSYDDEVIKKAEAMGKPGLVEIIARQDSFIFTVESTGAIKSSQLVLNAIEILKQKLDAVRLSEDTVEADDQFGELGAHMRGG from the exons ATGGAGGGTGCATCGTATGCGCGCATGCCGAGGGTGAAAATCCGCGAGCTGAAGGATGATTACGCCAAGTTCGAGCTCCGGGACACGGACGCGAGTATCGCGAACGCGCTGCGGCGCGTGATGATTGCGGAGGTGCCGACGATCGCTATCGACCTGGTTGAGATAGAGGTGAATTCTTCGGTGCTGAACGATGAGTTCATAGCTCACAGACTCGGACTCATTCCACTCACGAGTGAGCGAGCCATGTCCATGCGCTTCTCACGTGACTGCGACGCGTGCGACGGCGACGGCCAGTGTGAGTTCTGCTCTGTGGAGTTTCACCTTAGGGTTAAGTGTATGACTGATCAAACCCTCGATGTCTCCAGTAAAGATCTTTATAGTTCCGACCCTTCCGTCGTTCCCGTCGATTTCTCTGACCCTGCTTCTACTGATTCTTCCGAGAGTAG GGGGGTTATCATTGTGAAGTTGAGGCGAGGACAAGAGCTGAGGCTGAGAGCGATAGCTAGGAAGGGAATTGGCAAAGATCATGCCAAGTGGTCACCCGCTGCAACTGTCACTTTCATGTATGAACCAGAGATTCATTTAAATGAGGACTTGATGGAGACACTGACTCTTGAGGAGAAAAGAGAATGGGTTGATAGCAGTCCTACACGTGTGTTTGAAATTGATCCAGTAACACAACAG GTAATGGTGGTTGATTCCGAGGCATACTCATATGATGATGAGGTGATTAAGAAAGCAGAAGCCATGGGAAAGCCTGGGCTAGTGGAAATCATTGCAAGGCAGGATAGCTTCATATTCACAGTTGAATCTACTGGAGCAATTAAATCTTCTCAATTAGTACTAAATGCCATAGAAATTCTGAAGCAGAAGCTGGATGCTGTGCGGCTATCTGAAGATACAGTGGAGGCTGATGATCAGTTTGGTGAGCTAGGTGCACATATGCGAGGAGGATGA